In Brachypodium distachyon strain Bd21 chromosome 2, Brachypodium_distachyon_v3.0, whole genome shotgun sequence, one genomic interval encodes:
- the LOC100837862 gene encoding uncharacterized protein LOC100837862, translating to MDHGGGGGGRSSSRLRDRLARMFRPGSLLRSTCNNNTASASTSSSSSCSAAADTGTGSASAASKLAPPSSACSSSRALLAADSAVARDRDYSFLASSRRDFAYATAAVGRTESFSHALDRVHRRAAAAAVNPLPPTRFSVDASPLKKEKQKSPSPSPLYGHQQQHDRRRLGTGRAKSDKSKKLLSNNPYGFSTSEDDAHTDGDDVFSSDDLDERRSSKKQQQQQQGEAAFFSSSRSFSFSSDSSEFYTTKHNSKKPKPKKKKSKSSASVAPKPAPPQPAARGRPRKHYRAASSCDTCGVREGGFRPVVMSAAEEQVRRGFAVVQRSRDPYADFRASMVEMVVGRQLFGAAELERLLRSYLSLNAPRHHPVILQAFSDIWLVLHGG from the coding sequence atggatcatggcggcggcggcggcggcaggagcagcagccggcTCCGGGACCGGCTGGCCCGAATGTTCCGGCCGGGCTCGCTGCTCCGCTCCACCTGCAACAACAACACCGCGTCCGCATcaacttcctcctcctcgtcgtgcTCTGCCGCCGCGGACACGGGCACGGGCTCGGCATCGGCCGCGTCGAAGCTCGCCCCGCCGAGctcggcctgctcctccagcagGGCGCTCCTGGCCGCCGACTCCGCCGTGGCCCGCGACAGGGATTACTCCTTCCTCGCCTCTTCCCGCCGCGACTTCGCCtacgccaccgccgccgtcggccgcaCCGAGTCCTTCTCCCACGCCCTGGACCGCGTCCACcgccgcgcggccgccgcagcagTCAATCCCCTGCCTCCCACCCGCTTCTCCGTGGACGCCTCGCCTCTGAAGAAGGAGAAACAGAAgagcccgagcccgagcccgcTGTACGgtcatcagcagcagcacgaccgccgccgcctgggcACGGGCCGGGCCAAGAGCGACAAGAGCAAGAAGCTGCTCTCCAACAACCCCTACGGCTTCAGCACCTCGGAAGACGACGCCCAcaccgacggcgacgacgtgTTCAGCAGCGACGACTTGGACGAGCGCCGCTCCtccaagaagcagcagcagcagcagcaaggggaggcggccttcttctcctcctccaggagcttctccttctcctccgacTCCTCCGAGTTCTACACGACGAAGCACAACAGCAagaagcccaagcccaagaagaagaagagcaagtCCTCTGCTTCCGTGGCGCCCaaacccgcgccgccgcagcccgcgGCAAGGGGGAGGCCTCGCAAGCACTACCGCGCGGCGAGCAGCTGCGACACGTGCGGCGTGAGGGAAGGAGGGTTCCGGCCCGTGGTgatgtcggcggcggaggagcaggtgCGCAGGGGCTTCGCGGTGGTGCAGCGGTCGCGGGACCCCTACGCCGACTTCCGGGCCTCCATGGTGGAGATGGTCGTGGGCCGGCAGCTCTTCGGCGCCGCGGAGCTGGAGCGCCTGCTCCGCTCCTACCTCTCGCTCAACGCGCCGCGCCACCACCCCGTCATCCTCCAGGCCTTCTCCGACATCTGgctcgtcctccacggcggctAG